Proteins from a genomic interval of Arvicola amphibius chromosome 14, mArvAmp1.2, whole genome shotgun sequence:
- the Mcl1 gene encoding induced myeloid leukemia cell differentiation protein Mcl-1 isoform X2 yields the protein MFGLRKNAVIGLNLYCGGASLGAAGGSPVGARLTAEEAKARREGGGEAALLPGARVVARPPPVGAEDPHVSASAERRLLRAPGLLAVPREGLAAPAAAIMPGEEELDGCEPEALGKRPAVLPLRERGSEAAADGSLPSTPPPAEEEEEDELYRQSLEIISRYLREQAAGAKDAKPLGEAGASGRRALETLRRVGDGVQRNHETAFQGWVCGVLPCTGPRRRHQKCAAGLCGCCWSGGWSGVSDKIAL from the exons ATGTTTGGCCTGCGGAAAAACGCGGTGATCGGCCTGAACCTGTACTGCGGCGGCGCCAGCCTCGGCGCGGCCGGCGGTTCTCCGGTGGGGGCGCGCCTGACGGCCGAGGAGGCCAAGGCGCGGCgcgaggggggaggggaggccgcCCTGCTGCCCGGCGCGCGGGTGGTCGCTCGGCCGCCGCCCGTGGGCGCGGAGGACCCCCACGTCAGCGCGTCGGCCGAGAGGCGGCTGCTGCGGGCTCCCGGCCTCCTGGCCGTGCCGCGGGAGGGGCTGGCCGCGCCGGCCGCCGCCATCATGCCGGGCGAGGAGGAGCTGGACGGCTGCGAGCCCGAGGCGCTCGGCAAGCGGCCGGCCGTGCTGCCCCTGCGGGAGCGCGGGAGCGAGGCGGCCGCCGACGGCTCGCTGCCCTCCACGCCGCCGCCggccgaggaggaggaggaggacgagctGTACCGCCAGTCGCTGGAGATCATCTCGCGCTACCTGCGAGAGCAGGCGGCCGGCGCCAAGGACGCGAAGCCGCTGGGCGAGGCGGGCGCCTCGGGCCGGAGGGCGCTGGAGACCCTGCGGCGCGTGGGTGACGGGGTGCAGCGCAACCACGAGACGGCCTTCCAGG gaTGGGTTTGTGGAGTTCTTCCATGTACAGGACCTAGAAGGCGGCATCAGAAATGTGCTGCTGGCCTTTGCGGGTGTTGCTGGAGTGGGGGCTGGTCTGGCGTATCTGATAAGATAGCCTTGTGA
- the Mcl1 gene encoding induced myeloid leukemia cell differentiation protein Mcl-1 isoform X1 produces the protein MFGLRKNAVIGLNLYCGGASLGAAGGSPVGARLTAEEAKARREGGGEAALLPGARVVARPPPVGAEDPHVSASAERRLLRAPGLLAVPREGLAAPAAAIMPGEEELDGCEPEALGKRPAVLPLRERGSEAAADGSLPSTPPPAEEEEEDELYRQSLEIISRYLREQAAGAKDAKPLGEAGASGRRALETLRRVGDGVQRNHETAFQGMLRKLDIKNEDDVKSFSRVMVHVFKDGVTNWGRIVTLISFGAYVAKHLKSINQENCIEPLAESITDVLVRSKRDWLVKQRGWDGFVEFFHVQDLEGGIRNVLLAFAGVAGVGAGLAYLIR, from the exons ATGTTTGGCCTGCGGAAAAACGCGGTGATCGGCCTGAACCTGTACTGCGGCGGCGCCAGCCTCGGCGCGGCCGGCGGTTCTCCGGTGGGGGCGCGCCTGACGGCCGAGGAGGCCAAGGCGCGGCgcgaggggggaggggaggccgcCCTGCTGCCCGGCGCGCGGGTGGTCGCTCGGCCGCCGCCCGTGGGCGCGGAGGACCCCCACGTCAGCGCGTCGGCCGAGAGGCGGCTGCTGCGGGCTCCCGGCCTCCTGGCCGTGCCGCGGGAGGGGCTGGCCGCGCCGGCCGCCGCCATCATGCCGGGCGAGGAGGAGCTGGACGGCTGCGAGCCCGAGGCGCTCGGCAAGCGGCCGGCCGTGCTGCCCCTGCGGGAGCGCGGGAGCGAGGCGGCCGCCGACGGCTCGCTGCCCTCCACGCCGCCGCCggccgaggaggaggaggaggacgagctGTACCGCCAGTCGCTGGAGATCATCTCGCGCTACCTGCGAGAGCAGGCGGCCGGCGCCAAGGACGCGAAGCCGCTGGGCGAGGCGGGCGCCTCGGGCCGGAGGGCGCTGGAGACCCTGCGGCGCGTGGGTGACGGGGTGCAGCGCAACCACGAGACGGCCTTCCAGG GCATGCTTCGGAAACTGGACATTAAAAACGAAGACGATGTCAAATCTTTCTCTCGAGTGATGGTCCATGTTTTCAAAGATGGCGTAACAAACTGGGGCAGGATTGTGACTCTTATTTCTTTTGGTGCCTATGTGGCCAAACATTTGAAGAGCATAAACCAGGAAAACTGCATCGAACCATTAGCAGAAAGTATCACAGATGTTCTTGTCCGATCAAAACGGGACTGGCTTGTCAAACAAAGAGGCTGG gaTGGGTTTGTGGAGTTCTTCCATGTACAGGACCTAGAAGGCGGCATCAGAAATGTGCTGCTGGCCTTTGCGGGTGTTGCTGGAGTGGGGGCTGGTCTGGCGTATCTGATAAGATAG